The proteins below are encoded in one region of Reichenbachiella sp. 5M10:
- a CDS encoding DNA-directed RNA polymerase subunit omega, which produces MAINPSIETRDVAALSKGTENVYKTIAVISKRARQISSNVKEELNGKLAEFASNVDNLEEIFENREQIEISKFYERMPKPSKVAIEEFLEEKIMFRDADSEEGGINI; this is translated from the coding sequence ATGGCAATAAATCCTTCAATCGAAACTAGAGATGTAGCTGCACTATCAAAAGGTACAGAAAACGTGTACAAAACGATCGCAGTGATTTCTAAAAGAGCGAGACAAATTTCTTCGAATGTAAAAGAAGAATTGAACGGCAAGCTTGCCGAGTTCGCTTCCAATGTGGACAACTTGGAAGAGATTTTCGAAAACAGAGAGCAAATCGAAATCTCTAAGTTTTACGAAAGAATGCCAAAGCCAAGCAAAGTAGCCATTGAAGAGTTTCTGGAAGAGAAGATTATGTTCAGAGACGCTGATAGCGAAGAAGGCGGCATCAATATATAA
- a CDS encoding TRAP transporter small permease, translated as MTIRQKLDSYLEIVLSLLLGLMVLNVLWQVASRFLLNDPSAFTDELARYLLIWVGLLGAAYATGKRMHVSIDLITRKLNEKQQVVHFRLIRFIILCFAVFVLILGGTRLVYITFILGQTSSAMQVSLGYIYLALPLSGLLICYYTICDLLNID; from the coding sequence ATGACGATAAGACAAAAACTTGATTCATACTTAGAGATAGTCCTCAGCCTATTGCTAGGCTTGATGGTGCTCAATGTACTGTGGCAAGTCGCCTCACGGTTTCTACTCAACGACCCCAGTGCTTTCACTGACGAACTCGCCCGCTACCTGCTGATATGGGTAGGCTTACTCGGAGCAGCCTATGCCACAGGCAAACGCATGCACGTGTCGATAGACCTCATCACCCGCAAGCTCAACGAAAAACAACAAGTCGTACATTTTCGACTGATCCGATTCATCATCCTGTGCTTTGCAGTGTTTGTATTGATTCTAGGAGGGACTCGACTGGTGTACATCACCTTCATCCTCGGACAGACCTCCTCTGCCATGCAGGTATCACTGGGCTATATCTATCTGGCCTTGCCACTGAGTGGCCTGTTGATCTGCTATTATACGATTTGTGACCTTTTGAACATCGACTAA
- the recN gene encoding DNA repair protein RecN, with product MISTLSISNYALIRELNIAPHQGLNMITGETGAGKSIMLGAVGLLLGNRADVKSLLDQETKCIVEAEFDIRALGLEEWFEEHDLDYEEHTIIRREISPKGKSRAFINDLPVTLDVLKAVGLRLIDIHSQNESIQLSKKEVKLQVIDDYAQCKPLLKRYESWFAQYNQTKTKLEDVLSRSAHAKEDSDYKQFLLDELVKAELQASEQTELEAELSLLENAEEIKLQLSQIANEYDQQEFSINDRLKNTVSTLRKLSSYSSGLEQLSERLDSAATEIIDVITELSTVQEGVEHNPERIVQVQQRLDLIFQLQTKHHVNSVEGLLEIQAKLEEQASQVLNLDEEIAQLKTKVEEQKRAMHLAAEELSEARCEHIDVFCGELTEMLKELGMPDGYVEIAYKRVEPWRMGIDEVEFLFTANKGISPEPLGKVASGGEFSRLMFCVKYVLASKTAMPTVIFDEIDTGVSGEIAIKLAQMMKKMAKSHQLIAISHLPQVAAKGDQHYFVYKDNQSDKTQSAIKVLDEVARLEEIAKMIGGDNPSDTARSSARELIAQN from the coding sequence ATGATTTCTACTCTATCCATTAGCAACTATGCACTGATACGTGAGTTGAATATTGCGCCACACCAGGGGCTCAATATGATCACTGGAGAGACAGGTGCAGGTAAGTCTATCATGCTTGGAGCAGTGGGGCTTTTGTTGGGAAATCGTGCAGATGTCAAGTCTCTTTTGGATCAAGAGACCAAATGCATAGTCGAGGCAGAGTTTGATATTCGGGCACTCGGATTGGAAGAGTGGTTTGAAGAGCACGACTTGGATTATGAAGAGCATACGATCATTCGTCGCGAGATCAGTCCCAAAGGCAAGTCGAGGGCTTTCATCAATGACCTACCCGTCACGCTCGATGTGCTCAAAGCAGTGGGGCTGAGGCTTATAGATATTCATTCCCAAAACGAGAGCATTCAGCTCAGCAAAAAGGAAGTGAAATTGCAAGTCATTGACGACTATGCACAATGCAAGCCCCTGCTCAAGCGCTACGAGTCTTGGTTTGCCCAATACAATCAAACCAAGACTAAGCTAGAGGATGTGTTGTCACGATCGGCGCATGCCAAAGAGGATTCGGATTACAAACAGTTTCTCTTAGATGAATTGGTGAAGGCAGAGTTGCAGGCTAGCGAGCAAACAGAGCTAGAGGCGGAGCTTTCCTTGTTGGAAAATGCCGAAGAGATCAAACTGCAACTTTCGCAAATTGCCAATGAGTACGATCAACAGGAGTTCTCGATCAATGATCGCCTCAAAAATACGGTGAGCACCTTGCGCAAGTTGTCCTCGTACAGCAGTGGGTTGGAGCAGCTGAGTGAGCGCTTAGATTCGGCAGCTACCGAGATCATCGATGTGATCACGGAGCTCAGTACGGTACAAGAAGGAGTCGAGCACAACCCTGAGCGTATCGTACAGGTGCAGCAGCGTCTGGATTTGATCTTTCAGTTGCAGACCAAGCACCATGTCAATTCGGTCGAAGGCTTGCTGGAAATCCAGGCCAAACTCGAAGAGCAAGCCAGCCAAGTACTGAACCTAGATGAAGAAATCGCCCAGCTCAAAACCAAGGTAGAGGAGCAGAAGAGGGCCATGCATCTCGCTGCAGAGGAATTGTCCGAGGCGCGGTGTGAGCACATCGATGTGTTCTGTGGTGAACTGACAGAAATGCTCAAAGAGCTCGGTATGCCAGACGGCTATGTGGAGATTGCATACAAGCGCGTCGAGCCGTGGAGGATGGGGATAGACGAGGTAGAGTTCTTGTTTACTGCTAATAAGGGCATCTCACCAGAGCCTCTAGGCAAGGTGGCTTCTGGGGGAGAATTTTCGCGACTCATGTTTTGTGTCAAGTATGTACTGGCCAGCAAAACAGCCATGCCTACCGTGATTTTTGACGAGATCGATACCGGAGTGTCAGGAGAAATTGCAATCAAGCTGGCACAAATGATGAAGAAAATGGCGAAGAGTCATCAGCTGATTGCTATCAGCCATTTGCCACAAGTAGCGGCCAAGGGAGATCAACATTATTTTGTCTACAAAGACAACCAATCCGATAAAACACAAAGTGCAATCAAGGTGCTCGATGAGGTAGCTCGATTGGAGGAGATCGCCAAGATGATAGGCGGAGACAATCCATCGGATACGGCACGTAGCAGTGCGCGGGAGTTGATCGCACAGAATTAG
- the coaBC gene encoding bifunctional phosphopantothenoylcysteine decarboxylase/phosphopantothenate--cysteine ligase CoaBC gives MEGKKILVGVCGSIAAYKSALLVRLLVKAGAEVRVIMTQSAQSFITPLTLSTLSKHPVATEFVKNAAGEWENHVELGLWADLILVAPASAHTLSKFAYGLCDNLLTATYLSAKCPVAVAPAMDLDMYQHPTTQENMTKLQRMGISIIEAEHGELASGLVGTGRMAEPEHIFDFVESHFSTEKRFEGKRVLITAGPTYEKIDPVRFIGNHSSGKMGLALAHQLAGEGAQVDLVAGPGKYSILSDRIAMTAVQTADEMYEAVAERYAECDVAIFAAAVADYKPATVADQKIKKSGETMMIELVKNRDIAAEMGLQKQVNQLNVGFALETENESTHAQQKLSKKNFDMIVLNSLNDKGAGFSHDTNKITIFKPSGDSLKFEVKSKTEVAKDIVNAIYELG, from the coding sequence ATGGAGGGAAAGAAGATTTTGGTAGGAGTATGCGGCAGTATCGCCGCATACAAATCCGCACTCCTCGTCAGACTACTGGTCAAGGCAGGTGCGGAAGTACGGGTCATCATGACTCAATCTGCCCAGTCTTTCATCACGCCACTTACTTTATCGACGTTATCCAAACATCCTGTAGCGACAGAGTTTGTCAAAAATGCAGCAGGTGAATGGGAAAATCACGTCGAATTGGGCCTATGGGCCGACCTCATCCTCGTCGCACCTGCTAGCGCTCACACCCTTTCCAAATTTGCATACGGTCTTTGTGACAATCTGCTGACCGCCACTTACCTGTCAGCCAAATGTCCTGTAGCGGTAGCTCCAGCTATGGATCTTGACATGTATCAGCACCCTACGACGCAGGAGAACATGACAAAGCTGCAGCGGATGGGGATTTCCATCATTGAGGCTGAGCACGGCGAACTCGCCAGTGGACTAGTGGGGACAGGTCGTATGGCCGAACCAGAGCACATTTTTGATTTTGTAGAGAGTCATTTTTCCACAGAGAAAAGGTTCGAAGGTAAACGAGTACTCATTACCGCAGGTCCTACTTACGAAAAAATAGATCCAGTGCGTTTCATTGGCAACCACTCATCAGGAAAGATGGGCTTGGCGCTAGCGCATCAACTAGCAGGCGAAGGGGCTCAAGTAGATCTGGTTGCCGGACCAGGCAAGTACTCCATATTGTCCGATCGCATCGCTATGACAGCTGTCCAGACGGCAGATGAAATGTACGAGGCAGTAGCAGAGAGGTATGCTGAGTGTGACGTAGCGATCTTTGCTGCAGCGGTAGCGGACTACAAGCCTGCAACGGTGGCAGATCAAAAAATCAAGAAATCAGGCGAGACCATGATGATCGAACTCGTCAAAAACCGTGACATAGCTGCGGAAATGGGCCTGCAAAAGCAAGTAAATCAACTCAATGTGGGGTTTGCGCTGGAGACAGAAAATGAAAGTACCCATGCTCAGCAAAAGCTTAGTAAAAAGAATTTTGACATGATCGTGCTCAATTCTCTCAACGACAAAGGGGCGGGGTTTTCGCATGATACCAACAAAATCACTATCTTCAAACCCAGCGGTGATAGCCTCAAGTTTGAGGTCAAATCCAAAACGGAAGTTGCCAAGGATATTGTAAATGCGATCTATGAGCTGGGTTAA
- a CDS encoding M48 family metalloprotease, translating to MRRTILSLCILFSLGAVAQESHSLGDKIGKMTFEQVKSTMGIYEDEELLTFVKSVGKKLEAAMPKNDYDFKYYLVDVEEPNAFATAGGYVFVTRGLLAIIDTEDELAGVLGHEFNHVLLKHSEKKLGRSMVPVVLELPGNLVGSLLSKTLGELMNNPIKFSSEVVGAAFDRGQENQADKGGVKLAADAGYDPTALVSALTKLDHFVMTLDSVDHGMHLFDDHPVTAKRVENLHETLGEMDFDSTLVQRSLLPELDGLLVGQNPKNGVVLEDNLFLHPDMNFSYQLPAKWSTKNTPASLTASNSKEGAALVLTFDGEHQTPKEAYKAYTKDLNKKGLGLIVDKKLIVNGMEGIELTVEHYDGREEKTVLVWLKMEGAEGVLQFTGSGKDEAALDTMNTSIRTFRTITEEERARVFNKRLRYEKAPNETLGAYAKRKGMEGKIEALELINNVDADQKITSEYVKYLEKEPYQ from the coding sequence ATGAGACGCACCATTTTAAGCCTTTGCATTCTTTTTTCGTTGGGAGCTGTCGCACAAGAGAGTCATTCTCTTGGGGACAAGATCGGGAAGATGACTTTCGAACAGGTCAAAAGTACCATGGGGATCTACGAAGACGAAGAGTTGTTGACTTTCGTCAAGAGTGTAGGCAAGAAGCTAGAGGCTGCTATGCCCAAAAACGATTATGATTTCAAATATTATCTCGTTGATGTAGAAGAACCCAATGCATTCGCTACAGCGGGTGGATATGTCTTCGTGACGCGTGGATTGTTGGCCATCATCGATACCGAGGATGAGTTGGCGGGCGTGCTCGGCCATGAGTTCAACCACGTACTGCTCAAACACAGTGAGAAGAAGCTAGGACGTAGTATGGTGCCTGTTGTCTTGGAACTACCTGGCAACTTGGTGGGGAGTTTGTTGAGCAAGACACTCGGAGAATTGATGAACAATCCGATTAAATTTTCTTCGGAAGTGGTCGGTGCAGCTTTTGACAGAGGACAAGAAAATCAAGCTGACAAAGGAGGAGTGAAACTGGCAGCAGATGCTGGGTATGACCCGACGGCACTGGTTTCTGCTTTGACCAAATTGGATCACTTTGTTATGACACTTGATTCGGTCGATCATGGCATGCACTTGTTTGATGATCACCCGGTCACGGCCAAGCGTGTCGAAAACCTACACGAGACACTTGGAGAAATGGACTTTGATTCTACACTCGTACAGCGTTCCTTGCTGCCTGAACTTGATGGGCTATTGGTTGGTCAAAACCCTAAAAACGGTGTGGTACTTGAGGACAACTTGTTCTTGCATCCGGACATGAATTTTTCCTACCAGTTGCCTGCGAAGTGGAGTACAAAAAACACTCCGGCTTCTTTGACAGCTTCCAATAGCAAGGAGGGTGCTGCTTTGGTGCTGACCTTTGACGGAGAGCACCAGACACCCAAGGAGGCTTACAAGGCTTACACAAAGGACCTGAACAAGAAAGGACTCGGGTTGATTGTGGACAAGAAGTTGATAGTCAATGGGATGGAAGGAATCGAATTGACTGTAGAGCACTACGACGGACGAGAAGAGAAGACGGTCTTGGTGTGGTTGAAAATGGAAGGTGCCGAAGGGGTGTTGCAGTTTACTGGTTCTGGAAAGGATGAGGCTGCTTTGGACACCATGAATACCTCCATCAGAACGTTCAGGACGATCACCGAAGAGGAGAGGGCTCGTGTCTTCAACAAGAGATTGAGATATGAGAAGGCTCCCAACGAAACACTCGGAGCGTATGCCAAGCGCAAGGGAATGGAAGGAAAAATAGAGGCTTTGGAACTGATCAACAATGTGGATGCAGATCAAAAGATAACATCAGAATATGTGAAATATCTTGAAAAAGAGCCGTATCAATAG
- a CDS encoding outer membrane protein assembly factor BamD, producing the protein MRKIGISGVFVALLGLVLVTSCSEFRKLQKSTDWQGKYEAALAYYEVGEYYKASVLLDQVLPIIKGTVDGEKASFYRAYSYYHQKQYILSASYFGEFARVYSRSDWAIESSYMEAYSLYLQSPDYNLDQTSTYRAVDAFQIFLNRNPYTDYTQKANDMINEMQVKLEKKAFENAKHYHKLERWEAARVAFETFEDEFPDSKLNEEVKYLAVDAEYSYAKQSIRAKQIERFRTTIELYQDLLDSYPNSKFIKQAEKYYIDSVNQIEKLSNRS; encoded by the coding sequence ATGCGGAAAATAGGGATTTCAGGGGTTTTTGTGGCATTATTGGGGTTGGTTTTGGTTACATCTTGTAGCGAATTTCGCAAACTCCAAAAAAGCACAGACTGGCAAGGAAAATATGAAGCTGCTCTCGCATACTATGAAGTAGGGGAGTATTACAAAGCTAGTGTGCTCTTGGACCAGGTTTTGCCGATCATCAAGGGTACCGTAGATGGGGAGAAAGCCAGTTTTTACCGTGCATACTCTTACTATCATCAGAAACAATACATTTTGAGTGCGAGTTATTTTGGGGAGTTTGCTAGAGTCTATTCGCGGAGTGATTGGGCGATCGAGTCTTCGTATATGGAGGCCTATTCACTCTATCTACAGTCGCCAGATTACAACTTGGATCAGACGAGTACCTACCGTGCGGTGGATGCTTTTCAGATATTTTTGAATCGCAATCCGTACACAGACTATACCCAGAAAGCCAACGACATGATCAATGAGATGCAGGTCAAATTGGAGAAAAAGGCTTTTGAAAACGCCAAGCACTACCACAAGTTGGAGCGCTGGGAAGCGGCTAGAGTAGCCTTTGAGACATTTGAGGATGAGTTTCCAGACTCTAAACTCAACGAAGAAGTGAAATACCTCGCCGTAGATGCGGAGTATAGTTATGCAAAGCAGAGTATTCGTGCCAAGCAAATCGAAAGATTCCGAACGACTATCGAGTTGTATCAGGACCTATTGGATAGTTACCCCAATAGCAAATTTATCAAGCAGGCCGAAAAGTATTATATAGATTCGGTCAATCAAATAGAAAAATTATCAAACAGATCATAA
- a CDS encoding enoyl-ACP reductase encodes MANNLLEGKRGIISGALDENSIAWKVALKAKEQGASFVLTNAPIALRMGAINQLAEQCGAEIIPADATSVEDVENLFSKSTEVLGGKLDFVLHSIGMSPNVRKGKDYGDLNYDWMLKSMDISAISFHKMMAVAEKQDAMNEWGSILALSYIAAQRTFPDYSDMAQAKAMLESIARSYGERFARLKKVRVNTISQSPTMTTAGSGVGGFDVFMDYADKMSPLGNASADACADYCVSMFSDLTRMVTMQNLMHDGGFSTSGITDRLVEQLKK; translated from the coding sequence ATGGCTAACAATCTTTTAGAAGGAAAAAGAGGAATCATATCTGGCGCATTGGACGAAAACTCAATCGCTTGGAAAGTAGCTCTCAAAGCCAAGGAGCAAGGCGCTTCTTTCGTCTTGACCAACGCACCGATCGCGTTGAGAATGGGCGCAATCAACCAGCTCGCTGAGCAGTGTGGTGCAGAAATCATCCCTGCGGATGCCACGTCTGTAGAGGATGTCGAAAACCTGTTTTCTAAATCTACTGAAGTTTTGGGAGGCAAATTGGATTTTGTATTGCACTCAATCGGGATGAGTCCCAACGTGCGAAAAGGCAAAGACTACGGTGATCTCAACTACGATTGGATGCTTAAGTCTATGGACATCTCTGCGATTTCGTTTCACAAAATGATGGCTGTCGCTGAGAAGCAAGACGCGATGAACGAGTGGGGCTCAATCCTTGCGCTATCGTATATCGCAGCACAACGTACCTTCCCAGACTATTCGGACATGGCACAGGCCAAGGCTATGTTAGAGTCTATTGCTCGGAGCTATGGAGAGCGATTTGCTCGATTGAAGAAAGTCAGAGTCAATACCATCTCTCAGTCTCCTACGATGACGACTGCTGGATCTGGTGTGGGTGGTTTTGACGTGTTCATGGACTATGCGGACAAGATGTCCCCACTAGGCAATGCTTCGGCAGATGCATGTGCGGACTATTGCGTGTCGATGTTCTCGGATTTGACCAGAATGGTCACCATGCAAAACTTGATGCATGATGGTGGATTCTCTACATCGGGAATTACAGACCGACTAGTCGAGCAATTGAAAAAATAA
- a CDS encoding DUF4835 family protein, producing MIFVVSVGIGMSAVAQELDCRVIVNAKQLQTTERRVFEEMETEFARFINDRKWTDSEYSNEEKVKCALMINMESQPDVANFKASVQVISVRPVYGTSYETSMINFADRQFDFEYTQSQPLNYTENTYTTNITSMLAYYAYMILGYDNDSFEKWGGDRQFEMAWQIVNAAQQSGYGGWDQFSNVRNRYWWAENSIDQVIKDFREAMYLYHRHGLDILAEKPEEARTNMLEALKKINQVNKSKPRSIMVISFLDTKSEELISAFSEGNMSVRREAYDVLKTIDPARTEEFKKILTN from the coding sequence ATGATATTTGTAGTATCCGTAGGGATAGGAATGAGTGCTGTGGCTCAGGAGTTGGATTGTCGTGTGATTGTCAATGCCAAGCAACTTCAGACCACCGAAAGACGAGTGTTCGAAGAAATGGAGACGGAGTTTGCCCGATTCATCAACGATCGCAAATGGACTGATAGTGAATACAGCAACGAAGAGAAAGTCAAGTGTGCCCTCATGATCAACATGGAAAGTCAGCCGGATGTGGCCAACTTCAAGGCTAGTGTGCAGGTCATCTCGGTGCGTCCTGTATATGGTACGAGTTACGAAACATCGATGATCAATTTTGCAGACCGGCAGTTTGATTTCGAATACACACAGTCTCAACCGCTCAACTATACCGAGAACACCTATACGACCAACATCACTTCGATGCTAGCTTACTATGCTTACATGATTTTGGGCTATGACAATGATTCGTTTGAGAAGTGGGGAGGAGATCGTCAGTTTGAGATGGCCTGGCAGATTGTCAACGCTGCACAGCAGAGTGGATACGGGGGTTGGGATCAGTTTAGCAACGTACGAAACCGATACTGGTGGGCCGAAAACTCCATCGATCAAGTGATCAAGGATTTTCGAGAAGCGATGTACCTCTATCATCGGCATGGGTTGGATATCTTGGCAGAGAAGCCTGAGGAGGCACGAACCAATATGCTGGAGGCACTCAAAAAAATCAATCAAGTCAATAAATCCAAGCCACGATCAATTATGGTGATTTCTTTTTTGGATACCAAATCCGAAGAGTTGATTAGTGCATTTTCGGAGGGCAATATGAGTGTACGCCGTGAAGCATACGACGTGCTCAAGACCATCGACCCGGCACGAACAGAGGAATTCAAGAAGATATTGACCAACTAG
- the ispE gene encoding 4-(cytidine 5'-diphospho)-2-C-methyl-D-erythritol kinase, with protein MIAFPNAKINLGLNILSKRPDGYHNLTSCFVPIDWSDALEVILSDSFAFTSSGLDIPGDASGNLVVQAYELLRADFDLSPVHFHLHKVIPMGAGLGGGSSDGAFALRLLNDLFVLDLDVDRLQAYAKKLGADCPFFVENKTQLVSGIGDVMEEIAVDLSAYQLAVLYPPVHIHTGQAFGGITPRIPAELPRDILSGPIEQWREVLVNDFETPVFAMHPVLAEIKEEFYRQGAHYASLSGSGSSIYGLFAKGHELQWPQVDGALHFVHQF; from the coding sequence ATGATAGCCTTTCCCAACGCCAAAATCAATCTCGGTCTCAATATCCTATCCAAGAGACCCGATGGCTATCACAACCTCACTTCGTGTTTTGTACCCATCGATTGGTCGGATGCCTTGGAGGTCATTCTTTCGGATTCCTTTGCGTTTACTTCTTCTGGCTTAGACATTCCGGGGGATGCATCTGGCAACTTGGTCGTGCAAGCCTACGAATTGTTACGAGCTGATTTTGACTTGTCCCCAGTGCATTTTCATCTCCACAAGGTCATCCCTATGGGAGCGGGACTGGGGGGAGGATCATCCGATGGGGCATTTGCACTACGGCTTCTCAACGATCTGTTTGTGCTGGATTTGGATGTCGATAGACTACAGGCTTATGCCAAAAAATTGGGAGCAGATTGCCCCTTTTTTGTGGAGAACAAGACACAGCTTGTCAGTGGCATTGGTGATGTGATGGAGGAGATTGCTGTCGATCTGAGTGCCTATCAACTTGCGGTACTTTACCCTCCGGTACACATACATACAGGGCAGGCATTTGGTGGGATCACCCCACGAATTCCCGCAGAGCTCCCGCGTGATATTCTCTCTGGTCCTATAGAGCAGTGGAGAGAGGTCTTGGTCAATGATTTCGAAACACCCGTATTTGCGATGCATCCTGTGTTGGCAGAGATCAAAGAGGAGTTTTACCGCCAAGGAGCACACTACGCTTCCTTGTCGGGAAGTGGCTCGTCGATTTACGGCTTGTTTGCCAAGGGGCATGAGCTACAGTGGCCACAGGTGGATGGAGCTTTGCATTTTGTCCACCAATTTTGA
- a CDS encoding TRAP transporter large permease, whose translation MEHLEIYTLVISFILFLLLGVPVAYSVGLSSLLTILVNIDTMPAFTTIAQRMGTGLDSFSLLAIPFFILAGQIMNQGGIAQRLIAFAKALVGSLPGGLAYVNIIGAMLFGAISGSAMAAVSAIGGTLGPQMEKEGYEKSYGAAVNIVSSTTGLVIPPSNILIVYSLASGGVSIAALFLAGYVPGILMGLTLMIIAAVYAKIKNYPRGAKSSIGNVLRTFVDALPSLMMLVVVIGGIVVGIFTATEASGIAVLYTFVLSLIYRELSMDKIRQIAISSVSTTAVVTLLIACSMSMSWIMAYQNIPQAVTDGILSVSDNPIVILLLINIILLAVGIFMDMTPAVLIFTPIFLPVVETIGIDPVHFGIIMVMNLCIGLCTPPVGSVLFVGIGVAGIPLEKVIKPLIPLFIAMIAVLMLITFFPSITMFLPNWMG comes from the coding sequence ATGGAGCATTTAGAAATATACACGCTTGTTATCAGTTTCATTCTTTTCCTCCTACTCGGTGTGCCCGTCGCATACAGTGTAGGACTCTCATCGCTACTGACCATCTTGGTCAACATCGACACCATGCCGGCCTTCACAACCATCGCACAGCGCATGGGGACTGGCCTAGATAGCTTTTCACTTTTGGCTATCCCCTTTTTCATCCTTGCCGGACAGATCATGAACCAAGGAGGGATTGCTCAGCGTCTCATTGCATTCGCGAAAGCGCTCGTCGGGTCACTCCCTGGAGGACTAGCCTATGTCAACATCATCGGCGCGATGCTCTTCGGCGCGATCTCTGGGTCTGCCATGGCAGCCGTATCCGCCATCGGCGGGACTCTCGGGCCACAGATGGAGAAAGAAGGCTATGAAAAATCATACGGCGCGGCAGTCAACATCGTCTCATCGACGACTGGACTCGTCATCCCTCCCTCCAACATCCTGATCGTCTACTCACTCGCCAGTGGCGGAGTATCGATCGCCGCACTGTTTCTAGCAGGCTATGTGCCGGGCATACTGATGGGACTGACCCTGATGATCATTGCAGCGGTCTATGCCAAAATCAAGAACTATCCGCGAGGTGCAAAATCATCGATAGGCAATGTCCTACGTACCTTCGTCGATGCACTGCCTAGCCTCATGATGCTGGTCGTCGTGATCGGTGGTATCGTCGTAGGGATATTCACCGCGACCGAAGCGTCTGGGATCGCAGTACTCTATACCTTCGTGCTCTCGCTGATCTACCGAGAACTCTCCATGGACAAAATCCGTCAGATCGCCATCAGCTCTGTGAGTACCACCGCAGTGGTGACCCTACTGATCGCCTGCTCGATGAGTATGTCATGGATCATGGCCTACCAAAACATCCCACAGGCCGTCACCGATGGGATCCTCAGCGTCTCTGACAACCCCATCGTCATCCTGCTGCTGATCAACATCATCTTGCTCGCCGTAGGAATATTCATGGACATGACCCCAGCGGTATTGATCTTTACACCGATCTTCCTACCCGTAGTAGAGACCATCGGGATCGATCCAGTCCACTTTGGGATCATCATGGTTATGAACCTCTGTATCGGGCTATGTACCCCACCTGTAGGCTCGGTACTCTTCGTCGGCATAGGCGTAGCAGGCATCCCACTAGAGAAAGTCATCAAACCGCTGATCCCGCTTTTCATCGCAATGATCGCCGTACTGATGCTCATCACCTTCTTTCCGAGCATCACGATGTTCTTGCCCAACTGGATGGGCTAA